Part of the Rhizoctonia solani chromosome 2, complete sequence genome is shown below.
CGGCTGAAAGAGCGATGGCAGAAGCTTGCTGGCGAGCAGGCTAAGCTCGGGACAGTCGGAGCGGGATGGTGTGTTCGAATTGGGCGGTGGCGGTCAACGAGCAGTATGTGGGTGTGAGGGGTGAAGGGGAGGAGGCTGCCGAGGGAGCTATGCGGGATGCGATTGAAGCGCGGGAGAGGCTGGCCGAAGTGAATGACGAGTTTCGGGAGGTGCTTGTTAAGTTGGTTAATGTGGTCGGAGATGGTCTTCGTGAAAAGGAGGTGAGTTTCAATTCGGGGTTTCATGTTTTTGAGTGGGCGGGATGGAGTGAATGAATGTGTGTATTTTTATTGCAGGTACCGAATATCAAACTTCCTACTCCTGCTGCATTATTTACACCCCCCGCTATTGAAGATGATGCCGGGCCGGCTCTCAATGCATACCGGACACTGCGCGATCTCATACAACAGCTGGCATCGGCCGGTTCGACTCACTCGCCAGACAAGGAGATCGCAGCCCGCGAAGCAGAACGTGCCAAGGCAGAGAAACACCGACTCGAGATTCGGGAATGGGAAGACAAGGTTGAAAAGGTAGAACGGGAGGTTGCGAGGCTCAAGGGAGAACTAGGTCAGTCTCTTTTAGTTTCAAAATGTGGGGTGTGACCACTGATGGATTAATCGAGGTAGCTGCGAGCAACGATTTCTGTGAAAAGAGCAGGGTTTTGATTCAGCAGATGGTGAATGATAAGAAGGCATTGGAGAAGGATGTCGAAGACCGTGATTCGTACGTTCGCCGCTGCCTCTCGGCTCTTTTGTATACACCTAATCCTCAGATGTCCGATAGGAGCGAAGCAGCAACGATTGCCGAGCAACGACAGCAGCTCGAAGACGAACGGGCCAAGTTTACGGACGCCGCTATTCGACTTGCGCGAGAGCGGAGTGATTTCGAGGTACGTGTGTGCAGAGACCTTTGTTTCGGCATCTTCCCTCGGTTCAGTTCCTCCGCTTTACAATTATACATGCCATCACGTCTATCCGGGGGTTTTCATGTGAATGGTCCTTACTTTTTCCGTCATGGTGTTGAAACCAAACTTTATCGGAACCCTAGATGAACTGGGATGGACACGTTTGTCGGCAGATATATATACATTGCTGTCTCCCCTCCTCCTCACTCATTGGGGGGCCTTGGGTGGTCACACTGCCCTCTGCCCCGCTCGTACATTCAACTCGTCCCGATTAAAATAACTAACACACAGATTGGGTAACATTTCCATTCATTCAGGTCGAGAGGCTCGCGCTGGCTGAAGAAAAACGAGAATGGGCGACTCGACAACTGGAAGAAGATCTCCCGCGGGTAGCAACGTCTGAACCTAATCCTAAACGGCCTGTACcggtcgtcgtcgtcgtctcGGACTCTGGATCGTCGCCTGTTCCTATGCATGTGAGCCAGGAACCGTGCCTCCAGCCCATCGTCGAAGATGAGGAAGATCTGCAATCAGAGCCACCGCGAGCCGGAactggaaccagagccggaGCCGGTCGAGCGGAACGGGTTGACGGGACAACTGCGTATGGCGCTTAAAGCTGCCAAAGCGGCCGAAGCGGGAGAACGACCGAAGAAGAGGGGAAAGGCGGCGGCGTCGACGGCAGCGGGGAAgaaggaaaaagaaaaggagaAGTCCAGGGTAAAGGTCAAGGAAAAGTCTGCGGACAAGGCCAAGGCCAAGACGAAAGAAAAGGCAGGTGCCGGCTCTGAGGAAAAAGAGAACCTTGCGTCGGGCTCAGGTTCAGATTCtggctctggttctggtTCCGAGTCTGGCTCTGGCACGACATCTGTGAATCCGTTTGCGCCCGCCCCCAAGATCCCTAGTACGCCGCGATCGCTGCACCCTGCCGCCCAACGCGCACGCGCACGAAACTATGCGCCCGCTGTACCGTCGCCTTGTCGAGGATCATAAGCCTGGCGGTGTCGCCCGGGGAGAAGCAGGTGGAAGAGGTTGTGCAGCTGCCGAGTAAGATGACGATGACGCTGAGGAGCAGCGCGAATGGCCGAGGAGCGCGATCGCCCCAGAACAAGTCGCCCAAGTCGAGTGGGAGCCGGTCACCCAAGTCCGGACTTGCGGTGGGCAAGTCGCCGAAAACGGGCCAAGGAGGGGCAGGAACAGGAACAGGGGGAGGAGGGAAATCGACCAAGACGAGTGTGCAGTCGGATGTGCAGTCGCCGCTTCAGGCTGGGGCGGGCTCGGGTAGCGTGGTCGTGGGAAGTTTGGCGGAAAAGTTTGCTGCGGCGGCGGCCAAGGACCGGTCCAAGGGCAAGAGCAAGGGAGCCGACGCCGAGGAGGGTGAGGG
Proteins encoded:
- a CDS encoding actinin-binding protein, afadin and alpha, producing the protein MATTETPTRRGVRWAFDVANSPFGGAAEPSTPETSTSSLAYVNSQIIAHGFARAPLDLSELGREEQNRVVKCVLGMLSQRVDDMQRAEDLSARLRTISYEHERVSNMLRAAKNEVLQAEREAEAAKTKANALAKDITSAQTSHNRTAAQLAQTTSANAALRAASAADLRKREQDVARLKERWQKLAGEQAKLGTVGAGWGEGEEAAEGAMRDAIEARERLAEVNDEFREVLVKLVNVVGDGLREKEVPNIKLPTPAALFTPPAIEDDAGPALNAYRTLRDLIQQLASAGSTHSPDKEIAAREAERAKAEKHRLEIREWEDKVEKVEREVARLKGELAASNDFCEKSRVLIQQMVNDKKALEKDVEDRDSSEAATIAEQRQQLEDERAKFTDAAIRLARERSDFEVERLALAEEKREWATRQLEEDLPRVATSEPNPKRPVPVVVVVSDSGSSPVPMHSHREPELEPEPEPVERNGLTGQLRMALKAAKAAEAGERPKKRGKAAASTAAGKKEKEKEKSRVKVKEKSADKAKAKTKEKAGAGSEEKENLASGSGSDSGSGSGSESGSGTTSVNPFAPAPKIPSTPRSLHPAAQRARARNYAPAVPSPCRGS